The proteins below come from a single Salinilacihabitans rarus genomic window:
- a CDS encoding HVO_0416 family zinc finger protein — protein MASSPDGAGEDVFDQFLTDRGHAVERTGWERDHNKKQCPDCGGLHDTSATWCTVCGWDPRE, from the coding sequence ATGGCATCCTCACCCGACGGTGCCGGCGAGGACGTTTTCGACCAGTTCCTGACGGACCGCGGTCACGCCGTCGAGCGAACGGGGTGGGAACGCGACCACAACAAGAAGCAGTGTCCGGACTGCGGCGGCCTCCACGACACGTCGGCGACCTGGTGTACCGTCTGCGGGTGGGATCCGCGGGAGTGA
- a CDS encoding cobalamin-binding protein: MRIVTTLPSATEIVYALGLDPVGVSHECDYPPAARETPAVTASRIDADAASGEIDRQVLEAADEGVYDVDVETLDDLDPDLIVTQGMCDVCAVDEVVVERALAGIEADPEVLTTDPHTVDDVLADLERVGEATGREERAREVIRALDGRIDAVREWTADLATEERPRVAILDWTDPVMVAGHWTAELVSWAGGEYGLADPGERSRPREWAELVAYDPEVLVVAPCGFGLDRTAANLADLTDREGWDDLTAVREGRAWAMDGDHYLNRPGPRLVDTLEALAPIVHPERFEAPPADVAVPLADLERRAEA; encoded by the coding sequence ATGCGAATCGTCACGACGCTCCCGTCGGCGACGGAAATCGTCTACGCGCTGGGGCTCGACCCAGTCGGCGTCTCCCACGAGTGCGACTATCCGCCAGCGGCCCGGGAGACGCCCGCGGTCACCGCCTCGCGGATCGACGCGGACGCCGCGAGCGGCGAGATCGACCGGCAGGTGCTCGAAGCGGCCGACGAGGGGGTCTACGACGTCGACGTCGAGACGCTCGACGACCTCGACCCGGACCTGATCGTCACGCAGGGGATGTGCGACGTCTGCGCGGTCGACGAGGTCGTCGTCGAGCGCGCCCTCGCGGGGATCGAGGCCGATCCCGAGGTGTTGACGACCGATCCCCACACCGTCGACGACGTGCTCGCGGACCTCGAACGCGTGGGCGAGGCGACGGGCCGCGAGGAGCGCGCGCGGGAGGTGATCCGCGCGCTCGACGGCCGGATCGACGCCGTCCGCGAGTGGACCGCCGACCTCGCGACCGAGGAGCGCCCCCGGGTGGCGATCCTCGACTGGACCGATCCCGTCATGGTCGCGGGCCACTGGACCGCGGAACTCGTCTCGTGGGCCGGCGGCGAGTACGGGCTGGCCGACCCGGGCGAGCGCTCGCGGCCGCGCGAGTGGGCGGAACTGGTCGCGTACGACCCCGAGGTACTGGTCGTCGCCCCCTGTGGCTTCGGCCTCGACCGGACGGCGGCGAACCTCGCGGACCTCACGGACCGCGAGGGGTGGGACGACCTGACCGCCGTCCGCGAGGGCCGCGCGTGGGCGATGGACGGCGACCACTACCTCAACCGGCCGGGCCCGCGGCTGGTGGACACGCTGGAGGCGCTCGCGCCGATCGTCCACCCCGAGCGGTTCGAGGCGCCGCCGGCCGACGTCGCGGTCCCGCTCGCCGACCTCGAACGGCGGGCCGAGGCGTGA
- a CDS encoding DUF7533 family protein encodes MSGILDTIALASALVLAIPAALAGLEFLFVRGDHVTGVVLLVLSAGLVVGQQRLTLPSDVPAEVAKRVLGSIPKEPEEDD; translated from the coding sequence ATGTCCGGCATCCTCGATACGATCGCACTCGCGAGCGCCCTCGTCCTCGCGATTCCCGCGGCGCTGGCCGGCCTCGAGTTCCTGTTCGTCCGCGGCGACCACGTCACCGGGGTCGTCCTCCTCGTGCTCTCGGCGGGGCTCGTCGTCGGTCAACAGCGGCTCACGCTCCCGTCTGACGTTCCGGCTGAGGTCGCGAAACGCGTCCTCGGCTCGATTCCGAAAGAGCCCGAGGAGGACGACTAG
- a CDS encoding UvrD-helicase domain-containing protein produces MATTDTHVTRLFGGPGSGKTTALLNRVEDILEEDDVSFRDILVVSYTRAAAQEVRERLAERLDESPRALQGNVCTMHAKAYDLLDLSRGDVIGEKDKEEFCDQYGIEYEDEYSGAGRRTARSTTIGNKVIATSQWLQRTRRDVSDWYDVPFQWNVEEVRLPPEIDPNAQEGNKYTPTWPSDDDRIDVPEAIRAWRNYKGTEGKIGFADMLERVKQRSLLPNVDYLVIDEFQDITTLQYDVYQEWKPHMKKVLIAGDDDQVVYSWQGADPALLLDEAVDEDVILPNSYRLPSNVLNAVNREIRHIEKRQDKDLKPRKEGGTVEAHRSPSMLDLVRMVRRTLVDGEGTIMLLFRARYQMFQFIDEFITEGVPFTAMTDQRMWTDRLTQYVRAVERLDAGEDVTGLQARRLADMLMDSAFGTNERDEFFDEIDERKEDAGVDDLEELTIPKEVVTDYAPFMPGPASAADMVRKVTNFQKKSVQAYFAIGTYQGMETDRVRVGTIHSAKGREADHVFVATDLTEKVVEQMVATVEDRATSETSNGAGETGGVEDVPGVEEFTKTTSPVPVLTDNERRVFYVGMSRARERLVLLENLVDGAPTLPIDVLLNGQPTGASLDELVEQAQEPAAPEVEAETP; encoded by the coding sequence ATGGCTACGACGGACACGCACGTCACCCGCCTGTTCGGCGGCCCCGGCAGCGGGAAGACGACGGCCCTCCTCAACCGCGTCGAGGACATCCTCGAGGAAGACGACGTCTCCTTCCGGGACATTCTCGTCGTCTCGTACACGCGAGCGGCCGCACAGGAGGTCCGCGAGCGCCTCGCCGAGCGCCTCGACGAGAGCCCCCGGGCGCTGCAGGGCAACGTCTGCACGATGCACGCCAAGGCCTACGACCTGCTCGATCTCTCCCGCGGCGACGTCATCGGCGAGAAGGACAAAGAGGAGTTCTGCGACCAGTACGGCATCGAATACGAGGACGAGTACTCCGGTGCCGGCCGCCGGACCGCCCGGTCGACGACGATCGGCAACAAGGTCATCGCGACCAGCCAGTGGCTCCAGCGCACCCGGCGCGACGTCTCCGACTGGTACGACGTCCCCTTCCAGTGGAACGTCGAGGAGGTCCGCCTGCCGCCGGAGATCGACCCGAACGCCCAGGAGGGCAACAAGTACACGCCGACGTGGCCCTCCGACGACGACCGCATCGACGTCCCCGAGGCGATCCGCGCCTGGCGCAACTACAAGGGTACGGAGGGGAAGATCGGCTTCGCCGACATGCTCGAACGGGTGAAACAGCGGTCGCTGCTCCCGAACGTCGACTACCTCGTGATCGACGAGTTCCAGGACATCACGACGCTGCAGTACGACGTCTACCAGGAGTGGAAACCCCACATGAAGAAGGTCCTGATCGCCGGCGACGACGACCAGGTCGTCTACTCCTGGCAGGGCGCCGACCCCGCGTTGCTCCTGGACGAGGCGGTCGACGAGGACGTCATCCTGCCGAACTCCTATCGTCTGCCCTCGAACGTCCTCAACGCGGTCAACCGGGAGATTCGCCACATCGAGAAGCGCCAGGACAAGGACCTCAAGCCACGCAAGGAGGGCGGCACCGTCGAGGCCCACCGGAGCCCGTCGATGCTCGACCTCGTCCGAATGGTCCGGCGCACCCTCGTCGACGGCGAGGGGACGATCATGCTGCTGTTCCGGGCGCGCTACCAGATGTTCCAGTTCATCGACGAGTTCATCACCGAGGGCGTCCCGTTCACGGCGATGACCGACCAGCGGATGTGGACCGACCGCCTCACCCAGTACGTCCGGGCGGTCGAGCGCCTCGACGCCGGCGAGGACGTCACCGGCCTGCAGGCCCGCCGACTCGCCGACATGCTCATGGACTCGGCGTTCGGGACGAACGAGCGCGACGAGTTCTTCGACGAGATCGACGAGCGCAAGGAGGACGCCGGCGTCGACGACCTCGAAGAGTTGACGATCCCCAAGGAGGTCGTCACGGACTACGCCCCGTTCATGCCCGGCCCCGCCTCCGCGGCGGACATGGTCCGGAAGGTCACGAACTTCCAGAAGAAGAGCGTTCAGGCGTACTTCGCCATCGGCACCTACCAGGGGATGGAGACCGACCGCGTCCGCGTCGGTACGATCCACTCCGCGAAGGGTCGCGAGGCCGACCACGTCTTCGTCGCGACCGACCTCACCGAGAAGGTCGTCGAGCAGATGGTCGCCACCGTCGAGGACCGAGCGACGTCGGAGACGTCGAACGGAGCCGGTGAAACCGGCGGAGTCGAGGACGTCCCCGGCGTCGAGGAGTTCACGAAGACCACCTCGCCGGTCCCCGTCCTCACCGACAACGAACGGCGCGTCTTCTACGTCGGCATGTCCCGCGCCCGCGAGCGACTCGTCTTGCTCGAGAACCTCGTCGACGGCGCCCCCACCCTCCCGATCGACGTCCTGCTGAACGGGCAGCCAACCGGCGCCAGCCTCGACGAACTGGTCGAGCAGGCCCAGGAGCCCGCCGCGCCGGAGGTCGAAGCCGAGACGCCGTGA
- a CDS encoding riboflavin synthase, giving the protein MFTGIVEETGEIVAREETEDGLRLRIAADGAAAGLAHGRSISVSGACLTVERFEEGAWFEVFLAAETVARTYLGDLDVGETVNVERAMPADGRFDGHVVQGHVDAVATVETIESVGEDWYFEFRLPEGYDSYVVEKGSITLDGISLTVAEREGDRVRVAIIPTTYEVTTLSEKEPGDPVHLEVDVLAKYVERLLEAHLD; this is encoded by the coding sequence ATGTTCACGGGGATCGTCGAGGAGACCGGAGAGATCGTCGCCCGCGAGGAGACCGAGGACGGCCTGCGGCTACGGATCGCGGCCGACGGGGCGGCCGCGGGGCTGGCCCACGGCCGGAGTATCAGCGTCAGCGGGGCCTGCCTGACCGTCGAGCGCTTCGAGGAGGGCGCGTGGTTCGAGGTCTTCCTCGCGGCCGAGACGGTCGCACGGACCTACCTCGGCGACCTCGACGTCGGCGAGACGGTCAACGTCGAGCGGGCGATGCCCGCCGACGGCCGGTTCGACGGGCACGTCGTCCAGGGACACGTCGACGCGGTGGCGACGGTGGAGACGATCGAGTCGGTCGGCGAGGACTGGTACTTCGAGTTCCGGCTCCCCGAGGGGTACGACAGCTACGTCGTCGAGAAGGGGTCGATCACGCTCGACGGGATCAGCCTCACGGTCGCCGAGCGCGAGGGCGACCGCGTGCGGGTCGCGATCATCCCGACGACCTACGAGGTGACGACGCTCTCGGAGAAAGAACCCGGCGACCCCGTCCACCTCGAAGTCGACGTGCTGGCGAAGTACGTCGAACGGCTGCTGGAGGCGCACCTCGACTAG
- a CDS encoding DUF402 domain-containing protein, whose amino-acid sequence MSEARTTGRVRGIYATALTRLLDENGVDVVQASEPIRERFDETFPAAPAAVAVETTRDRQGVEVSGDPAAVDRVADDIAGVAVDAFRWDADAPRGAVFDAEVREAAGGRGAVVDLGDGRRGYLKYDDVDGYVDAGDRYRVQVREPTPPWDDDRPRVAPTLEVRTGLVTLSRARDGVSAALSGERANELVGMTDLLSVDVPDGWGVRWRRTAADADLDAMGEALERAGERARALDDALVDAGDGDPGPLAAPRATAWVWFGRESRFALDEARRAVETTMAGHHRIKTADRAASAAVDFAEAVCDDDGASADDFPFDAVARQFGPAEGDRLSLGHGKPDGRLVTLGTGEVTAWDPEGKVTLERSMRGGGTYDALGVPKEDGDVAVTKLREGRWWYPTTYRDADGTAKGTYVNVCTPVELFPDCARYVDLYVDVIRRPDGEVAVVDEDELAEAVADGLVSEELATKARSVARAVERALSP is encoded by the coding sequence ATGAGCGAGGCTCGGACGACGGGCCGGGTCAGGGGCATCTACGCGACGGCGCTGACGCGGCTGCTGGACGAGAACGGCGTCGACGTGGTCCAGGCCTCCGAACCGATCCGCGAGCGGTTCGACGAGACGTTCCCCGCCGCGCCGGCCGCCGTCGCGGTCGAGACGACCCGCGACCGGCAGGGCGTCGAGGTGTCGGGCGATCCGGCCGCGGTCGACCGGGTCGCGGACGACATCGCCGGCGTCGCGGTCGACGCCTTCCGCTGGGACGCCGACGCCCCCCGCGGCGCGGTCTTCGACGCCGAGGTGCGCGAGGCGGCCGGCGGCCGCGGCGCGGTCGTCGACCTCGGCGACGGCCGCCGGGGCTATCTCAAGTACGACGACGTCGACGGCTACGTCGACGCGGGCGACCGCTACCGCGTTCAGGTGCGCGAACCGACGCCGCCGTGGGACGACGACCGCCCGCGCGTGGCGCCGACGCTCGAAGTGCGGACGGGGCTGGTGACGCTCTCGCGGGCGCGCGACGGCGTCTCCGCGGCGCTGTCGGGCGAGCGGGCGAACGAACTCGTCGGGATGACGGACCTGCTCTCCGTCGACGTCCCCGACGGGTGGGGCGTACGCTGGCGCCGCACCGCCGCGGACGCCGACCTCGACGCGATGGGCGAGGCGCTCGAACGGGCCGGCGAGCGCGCGCGGGCCCTCGACGACGCGCTCGTCGACGCCGGGGACGGCGACCCCGGACCGCTCGCCGCCCCCCGGGCCACCGCGTGGGTCTGGTTCGGCCGCGAGTCGCGGTTCGCCCTCGACGAGGCCAGACGCGCGGTCGAGACGACGATGGCGGGCCACCACCGGATCAAGACGGCCGACCGGGCCGCCAGCGCCGCGGTTGACTTCGCCGAGGCCGTCTGCGACGACGACGGCGCGAGCGCGGACGACTTCCCCTTCGACGCCGTCGCCCGGCAGTTCGGCCCCGCGGAGGGCGACCGCCTCTCGCTGGGCCACGGCAAGCCCGACGGACGACTCGTCACGCTCGGCACCGGCGAGGTGACCGCGTGGGACCCCGAGGGGAAAGTCACCCTCGAACGGTCGATGCGCGGCGGCGGCACCTACGACGCCCTCGGCGTCCCGAAGGAGGACGGCGACGTCGCCGTCACGAAACTCCGCGAGGGGCGGTGGTGGTACCCGACGACGTACAGGGACGCCGACGGGACGGCGAAGGGAACCTACGTCAACGTCTGTACGCCGGTCGAACTCTTCCCCGACTGCGCGCGGTACGTCGACCTCTACGTCGACGTGATCCGCCGGCCGGACGGCGAGGTCGCGGTCGTCGACGAGGACGAGCTGGCGGAGGCGGTCGCCGACGGACTGGTCTCCGAGGAACTGGCGACGAAGGCACGGAGCGTCGCGCGGGCGGTCGAGCGGGCGCTGTCGCCGTAG
- a CDS encoding desampylase, whose product MSDDRPGAAPTLVLPRSIREAIVAEARAGAPEEVCGVLGGTFGDERSRVASRYRTRNAADEPRRRYRIDPVEALETFERLESRGEEIVGFYHSHPRGPPAPSPTDAEAAAWPDRSHVIVSSADETTVRSWRWRAGEERFERERIVVDDERA is encoded by the coding sequence GTGAGCGACGACCGCCCGGGCGCGGCGCCGACGCTCGTCCTGCCGCGGTCGATCCGCGAGGCGATCGTCGCCGAGGCGCGTGCGGGCGCGCCCGAGGAGGTCTGTGGCGTCCTCGGCGGCACGTTCGGCGACGAGCGGAGTCGGGTGGCGTCGCGCTACCGGACGCGGAACGCGGCCGACGAACCGCGGCGACGCTACCGGATCGACCCGGTCGAGGCGCTCGAAACGTTCGAACGGCTCGAATCGCGAGGCGAGGAGATCGTCGGCTTCTACCACTCCCACCCGCGCGGGCCGCCGGCGCCCTCGCCGACGGACGCCGAGGCGGCGGCGTGGCCCGATCGATCCCACGTGATCGTCTCGTCCGCGGACGAGACGACGGTACGGTCGTGGCGCTGGCGGGCGGGCGAGGAGCGGTTCGAGCGCGAGCGGATCGTCGTGGACGACGAGCGAGCGTGA
- a CDS encoding DUF7532 family protein, whose product MHFDQRTQRALREVGLGTDDLRAASEAVVEAVAADARALESFFDDHDVVYSDVEMAHSSAEYPDHRVESLDVTTHGAEMRGWLRFDSWGVYVEDGRPLDDEYVELTLGPTVHDRVRFAADRETLR is encoded by the coding sequence ATGCACTTCGACCAGCGAACCCAGCGGGCGCTCCGCGAGGTCGGCCTCGGAACCGACGACCTCCGGGCGGCCTCCGAAGCCGTCGTCGAGGCGGTCGCGGCGGACGCCCGCGCGCTCGAATCGTTCTTCGACGACCACGACGTCGTCTACTCGGACGTGGAGATGGCCCACTCGAGCGCCGAGTACCCCGACCACCGGGTCGAGTCCCTCGACGTGACGACCCACGGCGCGGAGATGCGCGGCTGGCTCCGGTTCGACTCGTGGGGCGTCTACGTCGAGGACGGCCGACCGCTGGACGACGAGTACGTCGAACTGACGCTCGGGCCGACGGTCCACGACCGCGTCCGGTTCGCGGCCGACCGCGAGACGCTGCGATGA
- a CDS encoding aldo/keto reductase, with amino-acid sequence MQYQELGTSGVEVSEVGFGAWVVGTDWWGDRSEADAREMIERALDCGITYFDTGDVYGHGRSEQLLGEALADVREDVTVATKVGYDFYDNPQAGHGELPKEIDPDYLREAVEKSLERLDTDYVDVLQLHNANVDEITPDVLELLDELEEEGVIEARGLALGPSIGWLAEGDFAIEEEFDAVQLVWNLLEQEVGNHFLDTIAETGSTTSLIPRVPHSSGLLNEQVTPDTELGEGDHRGFRPDEWYETGWEKLERLRFLERAERGSAEDSSGQSPRERDGERTMAQASIAWLLSHDPVATVTPTFRTPADVEAWAAASDVPKLSDEEMARVADLYAENFGVDRDDGMDALRSSVDGADIEAAGLDKLAAD; translated from the coding sequence ATGCAGTACCAGGAACTCGGCACCTCGGGCGTCGAGGTCAGCGAGGTCGGCTTCGGCGCGTGGGTCGTCGGCACCGACTGGTGGGGCGACCGCTCGGAGGCCGACGCACGCGAGATGATCGAGCGCGCCCTCGACTGCGGGATCACCTACTTCGACACGGGTGACGTCTACGGCCACGGCCGCAGCGAGCAACTGCTCGGCGAGGCGCTCGCGGACGTCCGCGAGGACGTGACCGTCGCCACCAAGGTCGGCTACGACTTCTACGACAACCCGCAGGCCGGCCACGGCGAACTCCCGAAGGAGATCGACCCCGACTACCTCCGCGAGGCCGTCGAGAAGAGCCTCGAACGGCTCGACACCGATTACGTCGACGTCCTCCAGTTGCACAACGCGAACGTCGACGAGATCACCCCCGACGTGCTCGAACTGCTCGACGAACTCGAGGAGGAGGGCGTGATCGAGGCCCGCGGCCTCGCGCTTGGCCCCTCCATCGGCTGGCTCGCCGAGGGCGACTTCGCCATCGAGGAGGAGTTCGACGCCGTCCAACTGGTCTGGAACCTCTTAGAGCAGGAGGTCGGCAACCACTTCCTCGACACCATCGCGGAGACCGGGTCGACGACGAGCCTGATCCCCCGCGTACCCCACTCCTCGGGCCTCCTCAACGAGCAGGTCACCCCCGACACCGAACTCGGCGAGGGCGACCACCGCGGCTTCCGCCCCGACGAGTGGTACGAGACCGGCTGGGAGAAACTCGAACGACTGCGCTTCCTGGAACGCGCGGAGCGTGGCTCCGCGGAGGATTCGAGCGGGCAGAGCCCGCGAGAACGCGACGGAGAGCGCACGATGGCTCAGGCGTCGATCGCGTGGCTGCTCAGCCACGACCCCGTCGCCACCGTCACGCCCACCTTCCGGACGCCCGCCGACGTCGAGGCGTGGGCGGCCGCCAGCGACGTCCCGAAGCTCTCCGACGAGGAGATGGCCCGCGTCGCCGACCTGTACGCCGAGAACTTCGGCGTCGACCGCGACGACGGCATGGACGCGCTGCGCTCGTCGGTCGACGGCGCCGACATCGAGGCGGCGGGGCTGGACAAACTGGCCGCGGACTGA
- a CDS encoding peptidase M24, producing MTGPRNRAESTLAAELDARDADAFVHVGRARDPAIRYCAGGDDPEPGTIRALAFDGESWRRRGAAPSDAAHPATALASALADAGAERVLSPRAIPHDAALYFEGAGLELASTDALERARARKTPAEVERIERAQAAASEGLRRAASTLAGAAVVDGALRGDDEALTPERLRREIDREVVAAGASPADGTAVSAPGTGPLRAGEPIVVSVAPREPGGYRGALVRTLVVDGEGGPERRAHVAITHAFRSARALLTADVQSVTAVEADLEAEVRAFGFAEDDGIETRVRGVGLDPVERPARGDDEVGPGSVVRLDVAVGTENRVRLADLLVVEADGPRTLAAPARSLEPAAAFEV from the coding sequence GTGACCGGCCCGCGGAACCGCGCCGAGTCGACCCTCGCCGCGGAACTCGACGCCCGCGACGCCGACGCCTTCGTCCACGTCGGCCGCGCCCGCGACCCCGCGATCCGTTACTGCGCCGGCGGGGACGACCCCGAACCCGGGACGATCCGCGCGCTCGCGTTCGACGGCGAGTCGTGGCGCCGCCGGGGGGCGGCCCCGAGCGACGCGGCCCACCCCGCGACGGCCCTCGCGTCGGCCCTCGCCGACGCCGGCGCCGAGCGGGTGCTGAGTCCGCGGGCGATCCCACACGACGCCGCGCTCTACTTCGAAGGCGCCGGCCTCGAACTCGCGTCGACCGACGCCCTCGAACGGGCGCGGGCGCGGAAGACGCCGGCGGAGGTCGAGCGGATCGAGCGCGCGCAGGCGGCCGCGAGCGAGGGGCTTCGCCGGGCGGCGTCGACCCTCGCCGGGGCGGCCGTCGTCGACGGCGCCCTCCGGGGCGACGACGAGGCGCTGACACCCGAACGGCTTCGCCGGGAAATCGACCGCGAGGTCGTCGCCGCGGGGGCGTCCCCGGCGGACGGAACGGCGGTGTCGGCGCCGGGAACGGGGCCGCTGCGCGCCGGCGAACCGATCGTCGTCTCGGTCGCCCCGCGCGAACCCGGCGGCTACCGCGGCGCCCTCGTCCGCACGCTGGTCGTCGACGGCGAGGGCGGCCCGGAGCGGCGCGCGCACGTGGCGATCACGCACGCGTTCCGGTCGGCCCGGGCGCTGCTGACGGCGGACGTACAGTCGGTGACGGCCGTCGAGGCCGACCTCGAAGCCGAGGTCCGGGCGTTCGGCTTCGCCGAGGACGACGGGATCGAGACGCGCGTCCGCGGCGTCGGCCTCGACCCCGTCGAACGGCCCGCGCGGGGCGACGACGAGGTCGGTCCCGGGAGTGTCGTCCGCCTCGACGTCGCCGTCGGAACGGAAAACCGGGTCCGCCTCGCGGATCTCCTCGTGGTCGAGGCGGACGGACCGCGGACGCTCGCGGCGCCGGCGCGCTCGCTGGAGCCCGCGGCGGCGTTCGAGGTCTAG
- a CDS encoding PrsW family intramembrane metalloprotease: MKRRRDLVERFADDEADLYDISTWEPRSLLDRFSYGLYAAINYGLHGIVLLVAFVITISLLASPALIVADQPILGVFFALSVVPALLLAAFIWRSDITTSEPLGLLVATFLLAVLFATFAAVVNSVASFRLQAIPVVGSILFFYLVVGPVEEAVKLLAVRVLAYRNASFDAVIDGAVYGAIAGLGFAAIENVIYIAGTIADVEAGFFAAATGITTLRALVGPGHVIYSAIAGYYLGLAKFNPRYAGPLVVKGLLIAAFVHGTYNSTVGVVPSILSGLFPVGPELAFVGYVVAFDAAIGYYLYRKLSRYRRTYRAVRSHEETDPAPELTEFDPARR, encoded by the coding sequence ATGAAGCGCAGACGCGACCTAGTCGAGCGGTTCGCCGACGACGAGGCCGACCTCTACGACATCTCGACGTGGGAACCCCGTTCGCTACTCGACCGCTTCTCGTACGGGCTGTACGCCGCCATCAACTACGGACTGCACGGCATCGTCCTGCTCGTCGCGTTCGTGATCACGATTTCGTTGCTGGCCTCGCCGGCGCTGATCGTCGCCGATCAGCCGATCCTCGGCGTCTTCTTCGCGCTGTCGGTCGTCCCCGCGCTCCTGCTCGCGGCGTTTATCTGGCGCTCCGACATCACGACCAGCGAACCGCTCGGCCTGCTCGTCGCGACGTTCCTGCTCGCCGTGCTGTTCGCGACGTTCGCCGCCGTGGTCAACTCGGTCGCGTCGTTTCGCCTGCAGGCGATCCCGGTCGTCGGCAGCATCCTCTTTTTCTACCTCGTGGTCGGCCCCGTCGAGGAGGCGGTCAAACTCCTCGCCGTGCGCGTGCTGGCCTACCGGAACGCGAGTTTCGACGCGGTCATCGACGGCGCGGTGTACGGCGCCATCGCGGGGCTCGGGTTCGCCGCCATCGAGAACGTGATCTACATCGCCGGCACCATCGCCGACGTCGAGGCGGGGTTCTTCGCGGCCGCGACCGGGATCACGACCCTTCGCGCGCTCGTCGGCCCGGGCCACGTCATCTACTCGGCGATCGCCGGCTACTACCTCGGCCTCGCGAAGTTCAACCCCCGCTACGCCGGCCCGCTCGTCGTCAAGGGACTGCTCATCGCCGCGTTCGTCCACGGGACGTACAACTCCACGGTCGGCGTGGTGCCGTCGATCCTCTCCGGACTGTTCCCGGTGGGCCCCGAACTCGCGTTCGTCGGCTACGTCGTCGCCTTCGACGCGGCGATCGGCTACTACCTCTACCGGAAACTCAGCCGTTACCGTCGGACCTACCGCGCCGTCCGATCCCACGAGGAGACCGACCCGGCGCCGGAATTGACCGAGTTCGACCCCGCGCGCCGCTGA
- the ubaA gene encoding SAMP-activating enzyme E1: MSDLRLDATQLDRYSRHVIMDEVGPEGQKRLLDASVLVVGAGGLGSPAIQYLAAAGVGRLGVVDDDVVERSNLQRQVVHGDEDVGRPKVDSAADFVARLNPDVDVEARETRLAPDTVADLVDGYDVVLDASDNFATRYLLNDYCALTGTPLSHGAIYRFEGQVTTFSNDEDSPCYRCIFPEAPEPGTVPDCATTGVLGVLPGTVGCIQATEVVKHLIGRGDLLEGRLLLYDAMGMTFETVSVRPNPDCPVCGDDPAIESVHDVEYEETCSISAD; encoded by the coding sequence ATGAGCGACCTCCGCCTCGACGCGACCCAGCTCGACCGCTACTCGAGACACGTCATCATGGACGAGGTCGGCCCGGAGGGACAAAAGCGGCTGCTCGACGCGTCGGTGCTGGTCGTCGGGGCGGGCGGGCTGGGCTCGCCGGCGATCCAGTACCTCGCGGCGGCCGGCGTCGGCCGACTGGGCGTCGTCGACGACGACGTCGTCGAGCGATCGAACCTCCAGCGGCAGGTCGTCCACGGCGACGAGGACGTCGGCCGCCCCAAGGTCGACAGCGCCGCCGACTTCGTCGCCCGGCTGAACCCCGACGTCGACGTCGAAGCCCGCGAGACGCGGCTGGCCCCCGACACCGTCGCGGACCTCGTCGACGGCTACGACGTCGTCCTCGACGCCAGCGACAACTTCGCGACGCGGTACCTGCTCAACGACTACTGCGCGCTGACCGGGACGCCGCTCTCCCACGGCGCGATCTATCGCTTCGAGGGGCAGGTGACGACGTTCTCGAACGACGAGGACTCCCCCTGCTACCGCTGTATCTTCCCGGAGGCACCCGAACCCGGCACCGTCCCCGACTGCGCGACGACGGGCGTCCTCGGCGTCCTGCCGGGGACGGTCGGCTGCATTCAGGCCACCGAGGTCGTCAAGCACCTCATCGGCCGCGGCGACCTCCTCGAAGGGCGTCTCCTGCTGTACGACGCGATGGGGATGACCTTCGAGACCGTCTCGGTTCGACCGAACCCGGACTGTCCCGTCTGCGGCGACGACCCGGCGATCGAGTCGGTCCACGACGTCGAGTACGAGGAGACCTGTTCGATCTCGGCGGACTGA